One Littorina saxatilis isolate snail1 linkage group LG12, US_GU_Lsax_2.0, whole genome shotgun sequence genomic region harbors:
- the LOC138982268 gene encoding max dimerization protein 1-like, with protein MQNIAQLLQAAEFLDRREREAEHGYASTLPMPDEFSKKRSRGKKSQGNRSTHNELEKNRRAHLRHCLERLKDLVPVGGEASRHTTLGLLTKARGFIKNLEDKDRRIVGQLENLKREQRFLQRKLEQIGQGSYRLRQERSISECSTGTTSSTSSLGSSIGSSSSSRSSEESDEIDIVGGFNSDSDDLSSVESLGSEGYGSNNSRTYSYSMDDSPESEYL; from the exons ATGCAGAACATTGCACAGCTTCTCCAAGCGGCTGAGTTTCTTGATAGACGGGAAAGAG AAGCTGAACATGGGTATGCGTCGACGTTGCCAATGCCAGATGAATTTTCTAAAAAGAGATCGAGAGGGAAAAAATCTCAGGGAAATAG gtCAACACATAACGAATTAGAAAAAAATAG AAGAGCCCACCTGAGGCACTGCCTGGAGAGGTTAAAGGACTTGGTGCCTGTGGGTGGTGAGGCTTCAAGACACACAACGCTAGGATTGTTAACAAAAGCAAGGGGTTTTATCAAG aACCTTGAAGACAAAGACAGGCGAATTGTGGGTCAGTTAGAAAATCTGAAACGGGAGCAGCGCTTCCTGCAGCGAAAGCTGGAGCAGATCGGCCAGGGCTCGTACCGACTGCGGCAGGAACGCAGCATCAGCGAGTGCTCCACGGGCACCACCTCTTCAACCTCCTCCCTGGGATCCTCCATTgggtcctcctcctcctcacgCTCCTCCGAGGAATCAG ATGAGATTGACATCGTGGGCGGCTTCAACAGCGACAGCGATGACCTCAGCAGCGTGGAGAGTCTGGGGAGCGAAGGTTATGGCAGCAACAATTCCCGCACCTATAGTTACTCTATGGACGATTCTCCCGAGTCGGAGTACCTCTGA